A genomic window from Lycium barbarum isolate Lr01 chromosome 4, ASM1917538v2, whole genome shotgun sequence includes:
- the LOC132636430 gene encoding UBP1-associated protein 2C-like: protein MDLMKKRKLDDNNNGVIVSDIPVTVTHNFTIEDAKKLLEPLTSEQTLEILQNAVIHHNDILDAVRLIADRDTTQRKLFIRGLGWETTTDKLRGVFGNYGELEEAIVILDKATGKSKGYGFVTFKHVDSAIIALKEPSKKIDGRITVTQLASAGIQGGPGGGNLGNSVDVSLRKIYVANVPYDMQSERILQHFSMYGEIEEGPLGFDKATGKSKGYALFVYKTVEAARAALVDSVKNIDGHVLNCKLAIDGKKGKPGVVGTVAGQVQTDGHGDPMGPGPVQYGVPPPSGGVTGYGGYSGLSSYSGHGHGPNPALGSGNGIGVGVGGSSFGSQPPISGGGYGSGIGGGPYGGGSHYGGPGSAGYGGLTGSASGVGGGFGSAGAVGGAAGALGGGGGRGSSMYGLPPPSSTGLPSAGDYPPQGSHYGSLHQPHALQNQAPGPGASGAPRVPPGGGMYQGMHSYY from the coding sequence atggaccTAATGAAGAAGAGAAAGCTTGACGACAACAACAACGGCGTTATCGTATCCGATATCCCTGTGACGGTTACCCATAACTTTACAATCGAAGACGCAAAGAAGCTTCTAGAACCTCTCACATCCGAACAAACCCTAGAAATCCTTCAAAACGCCGTTATTCATCACAACGACATATTAGACGCCGTTAGATTAATCGCCGATCGTGACACAACACAGAGAAAACTCTTCATACGTGGATTAGGGTGGGAAACAACAACAGATAAACTTCGTGGTGTTTTTGGTAATTACGGTGAGTTAGAAGAAGCTATTGTAATTCTTGATAAAGCTACTGGTAAATCTAAAGGTTACGGTTTCGTTACGTTTAAACATGTTGATAGCGCGATTATCGCGTTAAAGGAGCCTAGTAAAAAAATTGATGGTAGAATTACTGTTACTCAATTAGCTAGTGCTGGGATACAAGGTGGGCCAGGTGGGGGTAATTTAGGTAATTCGGTTGATGTATCGTTAAGGAAGATTTATGTAGCTAATGTGCCTTATGATATGCAAAGTGAGAGGATTTTACAGCATTTTTCGATGTATGGTGAGATTGAGGAAGGGCCGTTAGGTTTTGATAAGGCGACTGGGAAGTCGAAAGGTTATGCTTTGTTTGTTTATAAGACGGTTGAGGCTGCTAGAGCCGCGTTGGTTGATAGTGTTAAGAATATTGATGGACATGTGTTGAATTGTAAGTTGGCTATAGATGGGAAGAAAGGGAAGCCCGGGGTTGTGGGTACGGTTGCGGGTCAGGTACAAACGGACGGGCATGGTGATCCGATGGGTCCCGGTCCGGTACAATATGGTGTGCCGCCGCCTAGTGGTGGGGTTACGGGTTATGGTGGATATTCGGGGCTTTCGTCGTATAGTGGGCATGGACATGGTCCGAATCCGGCATTGGGTAGTGGAAACGGTATCGGTGTTGGTGTGGGTGGTTCGTCGTTTGGGAGCCAACCACCTATTAGTGGTGGTGGGTATGGTTCGGGGATTGGTGGTGGTCCGTATGGTGGGGGGTCTCATTATGGTGGGCCGGGTTCAGCTGGATATGGCGGGTTGACCGGTAGTGCAAGCGGTGTGGGTGGTGGTTTTGGCAGTGCTGGGGCGGTGGGAGGTGCTGCTGGTGCATTAGGTGGTGGTGGTGGTCGTGGATCTTCGATGTATGGGTTACCACCCCCAAGCTCAACTGGGTTGCCTTCGGCGGGAGATTATCCACCACAGGGTTCTCATTACGGTTCTTTACATCAACCTCACGCGCTACAAAACCAAGCTCCCGGTCCCGGGGCATCAGGTGCGCCTAGAGTTCCACCTGGGGGTGGTATGTACCAGGGGATGCATTCATACTACTGA
- the LOC132636431 gene encoding protein trichome birefringence-like 31, which yields MLNLDSTPTNMTTHPTQDRRILFLFPLALGSFFLLGTVRVLLDNLKNNQFQFLWQSSFSRDNNKFLRVPINVTLDEVIEESCNVFEGQWVWDNVTYPLYKEDTCPYLVKQVTCQRNGRPDSLYQNWRWQPHGCNLPRFNALKMLEMLRDKRLMFIGDSIQRGMFESMVCLVQSVIADGDDSIIRVPPRKIFRIEEFNASIEYYWAPFMVESISDHATNHTVLKRLVKLDSVEKHRKLWEGVDILVFESYVWWMHKPFINATNWEWKGGIDGNCFNETQPIRGPYWGTGSNLEIMSILKDVINKLQINVRLLNITQLSEYRKDSHTSVFGERRGKLLTRQQRSEPKAYADCIHWCLPGVPDTWNELLYGILLQDYRNH from the exons ATGCTTAATCTTGATTCTACTCCCACCAATATGACAACCCACCCCACACAGGATCGTAGGATCCTGTTTCTTTTTCCCCTTGCATTAGGCTCTTTTTTTCTTCTTGGAACCGTTAGAGTTTTACTTGATAACTTGAAAAACAACCAATTCCAATTTCTCTGGCAATCAAGTTTTTCTAGGGATAATAATAAGTTTCTTAGAGTGCCAATAAATGTTACATTAGATGAGGTCATTGAAGAAAGTTGCAATGTGTTTGAAGGGCAATGGGTTTGGGACAATGTTACATATCCACTGTATAAAGAAGACACTTGTCCTTATTTGGTTAAACAAGTTACTTGTCAAAGAAATGGAAGGCCTGATTCTTTGTATCAGAATTGGAGATGGCAGCCTCACGGTTGTAATTTGCCCag GTTCAATGCTTTGAAGATGCTGGAGATGTTGAGAGACAAAAGGCTCATGTTTATTGGAGACTCCATCCAGAGAGGCATGTTTGAGTCAATGGTCTGTCTAGTTCAATCAGTGATTGCAGATGGTGACGATTCCATTATAAGAGTTCCTCCCAGAAAGATTTTCAGAATTGAG GAATTTAATGCATCGATCGAGTATTATTGGGCTCCTTTCATGGTTGAATCCATTTCAGATCATGCAACTAATCATACTGTACTGAAGCGACTAGTTAAGCTTGACTCTGTAGAAAAGCATCGCAAGCTTTGGGAAGGAGTTGATATTTTGGTATTTGAAAGCTACGTGTGGTGGATGCATAAACCTTTCATCAATGCAAC GAACTGGGAATGGAAAGGTGGAATTGATGGAAATTGCTTTAACGAGACACAACCCATCCGAGGACCCTACTGGGGAACTGGTTCAAATCTTGAAATCATGTCAATCTTAAAAGATGTCATAAATAAACTGCAAATCAATGTGCGGTTGCTGAATATTACTCAATTGTCTGAGTACAGAAAAGATAGTCACACTTCAGTTTTCGGTGAACGGAGGGGAAAACTCTTGACTAGACAACAAAGATCAGAGCCAAAAGCTTATGCTGATTGCATTCATTGGTGCTTACCAGGAGTACCTGATACATGGAATGAGTTGTTGTATGGAATTTTGTTGCAAGATTACCGCAATCACTGA